The following nucleotide sequence is from Gemmatimonadaceae bacterium.
CGACCGTCAGGTCCTTCAGGTAGTTGGTGATCTTGGCGTAGTGCGGATAGTCGATGAACTCGGCTTCGTCCGACAGCTGGTGATAGTCGCCGTGCAGGCCGGTGAAGAAGAAGGCGATGGGAACGCCGGCGCGCGCGTAGTTGATGTGGTCGCTGCGCGCGTAGAGGTTGTTGTAGCCGCTCCACGAAATCGTGGTGTCGAACTTGAAGTCGAGCGTCAGCGGCTTGGGCTGCTTCTTGTTCACGGCGAGCACCTGGTCGCCGAGATCCCGGGAGTCGAACGAACTCCCGATCACCCCCACATAGTCGCCGCCGCCACCCGGCAGATCCTCGGCCCGCCCGCGCCCGATCATGTCGATGTTGATCTGCGCTACCACGCTGTCGATGGGCACCGTGGGATTGGCCGTGAAGAAACCGGAGCCGAGCAGCCCCGCTTCCTCGCCCGTGTGCCAGACGAAGAGCGTGGAGCGCCTGGGCTTCACCTTCATGCTCGCGATGTACTCGGCGATCTCGAGCACGCCCATCGAGCCGGAGCCGTCGTCGTCGGCGCCATTGCGGATGCTGTCGAGCCGCGGCTTGGGATGCGCCTTGCGGATGCTGTCCATGTTGACGCGAATCGCCGCCATCTTCTGCGGGTCGAGCGCCACCATGTTGTTGGCGAGCAGCAGGCGGTTGCGGATGTCGTTGAACGCCTTCACCGAGTCCTTGTCCACCGGCGTGTTGCTGAAGCCCACGTGATCGTTATGGGCGCCAATGGCCACATACTGGTTCTTCAGCGCCGGATCGCTCCCAGGGATGATGCCGACGACGTTGCGCGCGAAGTCGGTGGGGAGTTCGATGAAGTCGAGTGACGCCGTCACCGATCCGCCGGTGGTGCCGAGCGGGATGCCGTCGATGTTGGCGCGACCGAAGAGGCGCGCGGCGGCCGCCTTGGTGAGACGGAAGTTCGCCTGCGGCTGCAGTTGCTCGATGAGCTGCTTCATCAGCGTCAGCGAGTCGGGCTGCTGTGCCTGCGCGCCCGGGCCCCCCGGGCGGCCGCCGACGCCGCGCGTCATCGCGAGCGAAGCAACCGTCGGCTGGTTGATGGCCGCGCGCTGCGCCGCTGTGAGTTCGTCGAGATTGATGGTCGCCACGGCCACAGCGCCATTGAGGCGCGTGGGCGGCGGGGCAAAGCCACCGCGTCCACCGAACTGGCCAACCGGCGCCGTGGACGGCGGGGCAGGGAGGAGCACCACGAACTTGCCGTTCGCCTGCGCGGCCGTGATCTGCCGCGTGGTGTCGCCCGCGACGCCGCCGAAGATCACCGTGGCGCCGCTGATCGCGCGCGGGGCGCGCAGTCCGGGCACCGGCACCCAGTCCTTCTCCCACGCGAGCGGATTGCCATCCACCGTGAGGCGCGAGTGACTGGTGAACTGGCGCAGGTGATACGGCATCACCTGGAAGTAGGTGCCGTTGTCGCCGGCGGGGAGCACACCGAGCCGTTTGAGTTCGGCGGCGATGTAATCGGTTCCCTTCTTGTTGCCGAGGCGGCCGATCTGCCGCCCCTGCATGGAGTCGTCGGCGAACTGATACAGGCGCACCTGCAGGTCCTTCACCGAGATGGCGGCCGACGTGGGCGCCGGCGCCATCGTGGGCGGATTGCCGAACCGGTTGAGCTTGCCCTGGGCGCGCGCATCGCCCGCCGAGGCAAGGACGAACGCCGTGAGGGAGACGGCGATGAGAACGTTCTTCATTCAGGCTCCACGCTGGGGAACTGCGGAAGAAGCTAGCGGTACCACTACGCACGTGGTCAGTCCAACCGTTGAGCATCAGGCGTGTTTGCGCGAGGCACGCTCCGCCAGACGCGTCCTCGCGCACCGCGACTCACCCGTTCATGTTTCATGGGCGCCCCCCGCGCACCCTTACTGGATCTCGAGTCATGCGCCGAATGTCTGTGGTCGTCACGATCGCTGCGGTCCTCATTCCCGTTGCCGTCCAGGCGCAGGGCGCCGATCTCGGCAACTATAGCGGGGCAGTGCGAGCGACATCGTTCTCCGGCGGCAAGGATGCCTCTCGCATGTCGGGAAGCGTCAATATCACGCCGTCCGCGAAGGAGGGCGTCTTCAAGGTGGAAATCCGCCTTTCCACGATGGGGGCCTCGGCGAGCTCGAGCTCGACCGGCATCCTGCAGTGGAGCATCTCGCCGGGACGCTGCGGATCGCGCGTGCAATTCCTGGTGCCGCCGGGTGAGGCGCCGCCGCTCGAAGTGCGCAGCGGCGGCAACGCGGAAATGACCTGGGAAGGGAGGATGCCGCTGGTGGCGAGCGAAGGCAACTATCAGCTGATGATCTACGACCGGGGGTTCCGCGAGCAGGACATCGTGGGGTGCGCGAACCTGAAGTACAACAAGCCGAAGTCGTAACCTCCACGCTCGCTCCCCACCCCATGCCGTCGCTCTACTACGTCAGCGTCACCATTCACGTCCTCGCGGCGCTGGTCTGGCTGGGCGGGATGTTCTTTCTTGCGCTCGTGGGCGCGCCGGTGCTGCGCGCCGTCGAGAACCCCGAGTTGCGCCAGCGGCTCTTCGACCAGCTGGGGTACCGCTTTCGCTCGGTCGGCTGGATGGCGCTCGGCGTGCTGCTCGTCACGGGGGTGTTCAACCTCTGGTCTCGCGGCGCGCTGAACGTCGCGATGTGGCGCGATCCGGGGTTCAGCAACTCCAGCTGGGCGACGGCGCTGAAGATCAAGCTGGCCGCGGTGCTGGTGATGCTGGTCGTCGAGGGTTATCACGACTGGGTGCTCGGCCCACGCGCGGGACAAGTGACGGCCGGATCGCCCGAGTCGCTCATGCTGCGCCGGCGCGCGTCGCTCTACGCGCGCGTAAGCGCGATCGCCGGCATCGTCATCATCCTCGCGGCGGTGCGACTGGCGAGGCCCTGAGTGCCTGCGCTGGCCTTCTTCACCACGGAGGCACGGAGAACGACCTGAGGGCCACGGAGAACCGCCACAACTGGGGTAACGACATCGCGCCATGCAGATCAATGCGTGGCGCTCGCTGTTACCCCAAGAAGTTGTAGTTCCTCCGTGGCCCTCAAGTAGTTCTCCGTGTCTCCGTGGTGAAAAAGCCAAGAATGCCACACCAAACTCAGCCTTACCGCTGACGCTTGTGCAGTGCCCGCGCGGCGAGCACACCGCCGATGAAACCGCCGAGGTGTGACTGCCAGCTGATCCCCACCTGGCCGGGGAGGACGCCAAGCACCGCGCCGCCCCACATCGCGGTGACGCCGAGGCTGACGAGGACGGGCATCACGCGCCGGGCCCACCAGCCGCTGAGCATCAGGTAGCCGAGATAACCGAAGATTACGCCGCTCGCGCCGATGTGCACCGTGCCCGGCGCACCGAGCGTCCAGGCGGTGATGCCCGCGCCAAGTGCGGCCGACGCGGAGACGATCCAAAATGTCCGGCGCCCGGCGAGCGCGAGCGTGAGCCAGCCGAGGATCAGCAGCGAGACACTGTTGGCGGCGAGATGCGCGACGCTGCCGTGCAGAAACGGCGCGAAGAGAATGCCCCACAGTCCCTGCTCGGTACGCGGGACGATGCCGAAGTGATTGAGCGCGCCGCCAAGGATGGTGTTCGCGCCGAGGGTGGCCCAGGATATGCTGAGCGGGGTGCCCAGCGTGACGGCCTGCGCCTTGACGGTGCCGGCGAGCGAGGTTGCCTTGCGGGTGACGAGAGAAGAGCGAGGCGGCATCTTAATAAGATGAGCGAGAGCGACCAACATTCGACAGCGGGTGTTCCCATGGACTCGGCACGTCGCGATTTCCTCAAGCGTTCCGCCACGACGGCCGCCGCCCTGACGCTCGGCGCCGACGTGGCGTCCGCAGCGCCGGTGAAACGAGCGGTCGGTGAAACTGTCACGGGGGACGCCTTCGCCACCGAGCGGCGCCTGATGCGGGCGCGGCCGGTGCCGCTGGCCAAGGTACGCCTCACCGGCGGTCCGCTGAAGCACGCGCAGGAGATCACGCTCGCCTACCTGCTCTCGCTCGATGCCGATCGCATGCTGGCGCCCTATCGCGCACGCGCCGGCTTGGAGAAGAAAGCCGAGCCGCTCACCGGATGGGACGGCGGCGGTCGCAACCTGACGGGGCACATCGCGGGGCATTACCTGTCGGCGGTCTCGCTGATGTACGAGGCCACGGGCGATGCGCGCATGAAGGAGCGCGCCGATTACATCGTCCGCGAGCTCGACGTCGTGCAGCGCAAGAACGGCGACGGTTACCTGGGGGCGCTCGAGGGACTGCGCGAGGCGTTTGCGCAGGTGTCCAAGGGAGAGATCCGCTCGGGTTCATTCGACTTGAACGGGCTCTGGTCGCCCTGGTACACGCTGCACAAGACGTACGCCGGATTGCGCGATGCGTATCGCCACACGGGGAACAAGCTGGCGCTGCAACTCGAGGTGAAGTACGCCGCGTGGGCCGAGGGCGTGCTCGCGCCGATGAGCGACGCGCAGGTGCAGAAGATGCTGCTCACCGAGCACGGCGGGATGAACGAGGTGCTCGCCGACCTCTATGCCGACACGGGCGACGCGCGCTGGCTGGCGTTGTCGCGGCGGTTCGAGCACCACGCCTTCACGCTCCCGCTCAAGCGGCACCAGGACAACCTCAGCGGCAAGCACGGCAACTGCCAGATCCCCAAGCTCATCGGCTCGGCGGCGCGGTACGGCTACACCGGTGACGCCGACGACATCGTGGCGGCGTCATTCTTCTGGGATCGCGTGGTGCGGCATCACAGCTACGCAAGCGGCGGGCACGGACTGGAGGAATACTTTGGGCCGCCGGACCAACTCGCCTTGCGCGTGGACGGGCGCGCCGCCGAGACATGCAATGTGTACAACATGATCAAGCTGACGCGACAGCTGTTTGCCTGGCGCCCCGATGCCGCGTACGCTGACTTCCAGGAGCGCGCGCTCTTCAATCACATTCTCGCCTCCATCGACCCCGAGGATGGGCGCACGTCGTACATGGTGCCGGTGGGGCGCGGCGTGCAGCAGGAGTATCAGGACATGCAGCGCGACTTCACCTGCTGCGTGGGAACGGGGATGGAGAGCCACGCCCTGCACGGCTACGGCGTCTGGTTCGAGTCTGACGACACCATCTGGGCAAACCTCTTCGTGCCGAGCACGGCGCAGTTCACGCTCGGCAAGGCGACGCTGGCGATGGATACCAGTTTTCCCGATGGCGACAGCGCGACGATTCGGGTGACCGTGCCGAAGGCGACGACGTTCACGCTGGCGGTGCGACTCCCGTATTGGGCGGGCGATGGCTTTGCGATTGCGGTGAACGGCAGCGCGCTCGCGCAGCCGGCGCAGGCGTCGCTGAGTGATCCCGTGGCGGGCGGACGCGCCGGCGGCGTGCACAACGAGAGTGACGCGCCGGCGAGCACCTACGTGTACATCACGCGCATGTGGGCAACCGGCGACACCGTGTCGGTGTCGATTCCCAAGTCGCTGACGCTCGAGCCGACGCCGGACAATCCGAACGTCACGGCCATCATGTGGGGGCCGCTGGCGCTGGCCGCCGATCTCGGGCCGCGCGACACCAAGCGCCGCGAGGACGATCCATCGGGACCGGTGCCACTGCTCGTCTTCGATACACGCGCGCCGAGCGAGTTCCTCGAACCCGCCGGACGGGCCGGCGACTTCAAGATGCGCTGGGCAACGCAGCTGCTCGAGCCGCGTCGACCGGGGCCGGCGCTGACCTTCCGGCCGTTCTATCGCACGCATCGGCGGACGTACAGCGTGTACGTGGACCTGGTGACTCCACAGGGCTACGAGACGCTGTGGGCCGCGCGCGAGAACGAGCGCCGGAACGCGGAACGCCGGGACTTCGTGACGGTGGGGCGCGTGGTGGTCGGCGACGCCGAGTCGGAGAAGGCGGCCAACTACACGAGCGAGCCCAAGGACCGGCCGGTCGGGCGCGGACGCAAACCGAACCGCGGTGGCAGCGGGTGGTTCTCGTACGACGTGAAGGTGGACGGCACGGTGCCGGTGTCGCTGGCGGTGACGTACTTCAACGAGCACGGCTTGCCGGCGCCGCAGGGGAAGTTCGCGATCATCGTGGAGGGGGCTGAAGTTGCTCGCTACGCGCCGAACGTGGTGAAGTCGGGGTTCTACGAAGCCGAGTATGCGGTGCCTACGGTACTGACGCTCGGCAAGAAGAGCGTGACCGTGCGGTTCGAGGCCGACTCAGGATCGCGGATTGTTCCGGTGTATGGGGTGCGACTTGTGCGGAGGTAGAGGACTTTTTCACCACGGAGGCACGGAGAACTGCCTGAGGGCCATGGAGAACTACTACAACTGGGGTAACGACATCGCGCCACGCAGAGTTTCGCGTGGCGCGCGCTGTTATTCAAAGAAGTTGTAGTCCCTCCGTGGCCCTCAGGTCGTTCTCCGTGCCTCCGTGGTGAAAACAGCTGCCACAATCACACAATCCCAGCCCGTGCCTTCGCCTGCGCGATGATCGCCGCCATGGTGGCGCGGTGCTGGGTGAAGGTGTCGTCCACGACCTGCAGTGTGGGGATGGCGTTGGGATTCAGGCCGAGCGTCTCGGTGTTGAACCTGGAGAAGCCCCACTCGTGCACACCGCTGCTGCCGCGGCCGGGGGCCGGCGCGCTGAGGTGCTGGTAGAAGCGCGCGTACTTGCGCCAGCGCGGGCCGCCGCCGGCGTGGAACATGGGAATGAACTCGTACAGCGCGTCGTACGGCATCTCGCCGACGCCCACGACCTTGGGGAAGCGCTCGCGCAGGTCACGCACCATGCGGCGCGTCCCTTCGTGCATGTCGCCGGTGGTGGAGTTCACGTGCCCGCCGACGATGTCCAGGAAGTAGGCGTCCACCTGGTACCGCTCGATCACCTCGGCGATGCGCGCGGTGAGATAGTTGCGCCAGCTGTCGGCGCCCAAGTTCATGTAGGTGAGCCAGGCGTCCTGGTGCCGGTCGTTGTTCCAGTCCACCCAGTTGATGTCGTACTGGTCGCCGTCAATCTTGTGCGTGGCGCTCGAGGCAATCTTCGGCCAGACCGGCTGCCTGCGATTGGCGGCATTGGTGCCGAACATCGGCATCATCTTGAAGCCCAGCGATCGTGCCTCGCTGATGAGCCGCTTGAAGCCCGCCTCGCCGCCCATGCGCTGCGGGACGACATAGTTGGGATAGTCCCAGTAGTAGCGGCCATCCCACGACGACAGGAAGACCAGCACGCGGTGCGGCGGAATCTGCGTCGCCATCCAGCGCAGGATCTCCAGCTGTCGCGCGTAGTCGTTGAAGATGAAGCCGGTGTAGTGCATCCCGTGCAGCGTCGTCACCATCGCCACGTCGCGCATCC
It contains:
- a CDS encoding M28 family peptidase; translation: MKNVLIAVSLTAFVLASAGDARAQGKLNRFGNPPTMAPAPTSAAISVKDLQVRLYQFADDSMQGRQIGRLGNKKGTDYIAAELKRLGVLPAGDNGTYFQVMPYHLRQFTSHSRLTVDGNPLAWEKDWVPVPGLRAPRAISGATVIFGGVAGDTTRQITAAQANGKFVVLLPAPPSTAPVGQFGGRGGFAPPPTRLNGAVAVATINLDELTAAQRAAINQPTVASLAMTRGVGGRPGGPGAQAQQPDSLTLMKQLIEQLQPQANFRLTKAAAARLFGRANIDGIPLGTTGGSVTASLDFIELPTDFARNVVGIIPGSDPALKNQYVAIGAHNDHVGFSNTPVDKDSVKAFNDIRNRLLLANNMVALDPQKMAAIRVNMDSIRKAHPKPRLDSIRNGADDDGSGSMGVLEIAEYIASMKVKPRRSTLFVWHTGEEAGLLGSGFFTANPTVPIDSVVAQINIDMIGRGRAEDLPGGGGDYVGVIGSSFDSRDLGDQVLAVNKKQPKPLTLDFKFDTTISWSGYNNLYARSDHINYARAGVPIAFFFTGLHGDYHQLSDEAEFIDYPHYAKITNYLKDLTVEVGNGPRPRINGTKPSRAPKTALP
- a CDS encoding DUF4149 domain-containing protein, producing MPSLYYVSVTIHVLAALVWLGGMFFLALVGAPVLRAVENPELRQRLFDQLGYRFRSVGWMALGVLLVTGVFNLWSRGALNVAMWRDPGFSNSSWATALKIKLAAVLVMLVVEGYHDWVLGPRAGQVTAGSPESLMLRRRASLYARVSAIAGIVIILAAVRLARP
- a CDS encoding rhomboid family intramembrane serine protease, with the translated sequence MPPRSSLVTRKATSLAGTVKAQAVTLGTPLSISWATLGANTILGGALNHFGIVPRTEQGLWGILFAPFLHGSVAHLAANSVSLLILGWLTLALAGRRTFWIVSASAALGAGITAWTLGAPGTVHIGASGVIFGYLGYLMLSGWWARRVMPVLVSLGVTAMWGGAVLGVLPGQVGISWQSHLGGFIGGVLAARALHKRQR
- a CDS encoding beta-L-arabinofuranosidase domain-containing protein, with the protein product MDSARRDFLKRSATTAAALTLGADVASAAPVKRAVGETVTGDAFATERRLMRARPVPLAKVRLTGGPLKHAQEITLAYLLSLDADRMLAPYRARAGLEKKAEPLTGWDGGGRNLTGHIAGHYLSAVSLMYEATGDARMKERADYIVRELDVVQRKNGDGYLGALEGLREAFAQVSKGEIRSGSFDLNGLWSPWYTLHKTYAGLRDAYRHTGNKLALQLEVKYAAWAEGVLAPMSDAQVQKMLLTEHGGMNEVLADLYADTGDARWLALSRRFEHHAFTLPLKRHQDNLSGKHGNCQIPKLIGSAARYGYTGDADDIVAASFFWDRVVRHHSYASGGHGLEEYFGPPDQLALRVDGRAAETCNVYNMIKLTRQLFAWRPDAAYADFQERALFNHILASIDPEDGRTSYMVPVGRGVQQEYQDMQRDFTCCVGTGMESHALHGYGVWFESDDTIWANLFVPSTAQFTLGKATLAMDTSFPDGDSATIRVTVPKATTFTLAVRLPYWAGDGFAIAVNGSALAQPAQASLSDPVAGGRAGGVHNESDAPASTYVYITRMWATGDTVSVSIPKSLTLEPTPDNPNVTAIMWGPLALAADLGPRDTKRREDDPSGPVPLLVFDTRAPSEFLEPAGRAGDFKMRWATQLLEPRRPGPALTFRPFYRTHRRTYSVYVDLVTPQGYETLWAARENERRNAERRDFVTVGRVVVGDAESEKAANYTSEPKDRPVGRGRKPNRGGSGWFSYDVKVDGTVPVSLAVTYFNEHGLPAPQGKFAIIVEGAEVARYAPNVVKSGFYEAEYAVPTVLTLGKKSVTVRFEADSGSRIVPVYGVRLVRR